Proteins from a genomic interval of Streptomyces sp. NBC_00820:
- a CDS encoding DNA sulfur modification protein DndB, with translation MPKIHIPVIGYKQGGRQMMTTAMSAVDLVSMVAKPEAWDPVKTTAHGNRPRDNNHMAGIVSYLETEEKFVLGAAVLYLTSKEAEFKPIPVPGVTTEIDAAQVGTLAIDIGAKFDIGDGQHRIGAYEKIVQSRDEDDPLIERLRTAGQPLIIVIEDDPKHRAQDFADLQRNVKAPTASMGQSMDRRQPINRELSDLFDDVPLLQDKVEYFKDNPGKLSAKAFSFKTVRYVSGLLLVGNGYRSPATMDKAVNGRFEGEKSDPEKARSTLKEFWTGLGELVRFADVVDGNVTVPELREATYLTSAGVLYAIAFAVHAITLDGKTSVADAVRALDGVDFDRTTKTADIKIEDTIFAGNLIDPETGKLVAGRTAWEAAGALLFAEIATVLHGSGTVPAQTSADETASV, from the coding sequence ATGCCTAAGATCCACATTCCTGTCATCGGCTACAAGCAGGGCGGTCGACAGATGATGACCACCGCCATGTCTGCCGTCGACCTCGTGTCGATGGTGGCCAAGCCGGAGGCGTGGGATCCGGTCAAGACCACCGCCCATGGCAATCGGCCGCGCGACAACAACCACATGGCCGGCATCGTCAGCTACTTGGAGACCGAGGAGAAGTTCGTCCTCGGCGCCGCGGTGCTGTACCTCACGTCGAAGGAGGCTGAGTTCAAGCCCATCCCCGTTCCCGGCGTCACGACGGAAATCGATGCCGCGCAGGTGGGCACCCTCGCCATCGACATTGGGGCAAAGTTCGACATCGGTGACGGACAGCACCGCATCGGCGCTTACGAGAAGATCGTCCAGAGTCGCGACGAAGACGATCCGCTCATTGAGCGCTTGCGCACCGCCGGCCAGCCTCTGATCATCGTTATCGAGGACGACCCCAAGCACCGCGCGCAGGACTTCGCCGATCTTCAGCGCAACGTCAAGGCCCCGACGGCCTCTATGGGTCAGTCCATGGATCGCCGTCAACCCATCAACCGCGAGCTCTCCGACCTCTTCGACGACGTCCCGCTCCTCCAGGACAAGGTCGAGTACTTCAAGGACAACCCGGGCAAGCTCTCGGCGAAGGCGTTCAGCTTCAAGACCGTCCGTTACGTCTCTGGGCTGCTTCTGGTCGGCAATGGCTACCGCTCGCCGGCCACCATGGACAAGGCTGTCAACGGCCGCTTCGAGGGCGAAAAGAGTGATCCTGAGAAGGCTCGCTCCACCCTGAAGGAGTTCTGGACTGGGCTGGGAGAGCTGGTTCGCTTCGCTGACGTCGTGGACGGCAACGTCACCGTTCCTGAGCTGCGTGAGGCTACCTACCTCACCTCTGCCGGCGTTCTGTACGCCATCGCTTTTGCGGTCCACGCGATCACCCTCGACGGCAAGACCAGCGTCGCGGATGCGGTCCGCGCCTTGGATGGGGTGGACTTCGACCGCACCACCAAGACGGCCGACATTAAGATCGAAGACACGATCTTCGCCGGCAACCTGATCGACCCCGAAACGGGCAAGCTCGTGGCTGGTCGAACGGCCTGGGAGGCCGCGGGCGCCCTGCTCTTCGCAGAGATCGCCACGGTTCTCCATGGCAGCGGCACCGTCCCCGCTCAGACGTCTGCAGATGAGACGGCCAGCGTCTGA
- a CDS encoding Mrp/NBP35 family ATP-binding protein has product MAADRPDSTPTSDAVHAALATVNDPEINRPITELGMVKSVEIGADGAVAVTVYLTVSGCPMRETITQRVTDAVSRVEGVTRVGVTLDVMSDEQRKELANALRGGQAEREVPFAKPGSLTRVYAVASGKGGVGKSSVTVNLAAAMAADGLKVGVVDADIYGHSVPRMLAVDGRPTQVENMIMPPQSNGVKVISIGMFTPGNAPVVWRGPMLHRALQQFLADVYWGDLDVLLLDLPPGTGDIAISVAQLVPNAEILVVTTPQQAAAEVAERAGSIAVQTHQKIVGVVENMSGLPCPHCGDMVDVFGTGGGQMVAEGLTRTTGTTVPVLGSIPIDVRLREGGDEGKPIVLTDPDSPAGSALRAIAGKLGGRQRGLSGLSLGLTPKNKF; this is encoded by the coding sequence ATGGCTGCCGATAGGCCGGATTCCACCCCGACGAGTGACGCCGTGCACGCAGCGCTCGCGACGGTGAACGACCCCGAGATCAACCGCCCCATCACCGAACTCGGCATGGTCAAATCGGTGGAGATCGGAGCGGACGGAGCGGTCGCGGTCACCGTCTACCTGACGGTCTCCGGCTGCCCGATGCGCGAGACGATCACCCAGCGTGTGACCGATGCGGTGTCCCGGGTCGAAGGCGTCACCCGTGTCGGCGTCACGCTGGACGTGATGAGCGACGAGCAGCGCAAGGAGCTGGCCAACGCGCTGCGCGGCGGCCAGGCGGAGCGCGAGGTCCCCTTCGCCAAGCCGGGCAGCCTCACCCGCGTCTACGCGGTCGCCTCCGGCAAGGGCGGCGTCGGCAAGTCCTCGGTGACGGTGAACCTGGCGGCCGCGATGGCCGCCGACGGTCTGAAGGTCGGTGTCGTGGACGCCGACATCTACGGCCACAGCGTGCCGCGCATGCTGGCCGTGGACGGCCGCCCGACCCAGGTCGAGAACATGATCATGCCGCCGCAGTCGAACGGCGTGAAGGTCATCTCCATCGGCATGTTCACCCCGGGCAACGCCCCGGTCGTCTGGCGCGGCCCGATGCTCCACCGCGCCCTCCAGCAGTTCCTGGCGGACGTGTACTGGGGCGACCTGGACGTCCTGCTCCTGGACCTGCCGCCCGGCACCGGTGACATCGCCATCTCGGTCGCGCAGCTGGTCCCGAACGCCGAGATCCTGGTCGTCACGACGCCGCAGCAGGCCGCGGCCGAGGTCGCCGAGCGCGCCGGCTCGATCGCGGTACAGACCCACCAGAAGATCGTCGGCGTGGTCGAGAACATGTCCGGCCTGCCGTGCCCGCACTGCGGCGACATGGTCGACGTCTTCGGCACGGGCGGCGGCCAGATGGTCGCCGAGGGCCTGACCCGCACCACGGGCACGACGGTTCCGGTCCTCGGCAGCATCCCCATCGACGTCCGCCTCCGCGAGGGCGGCGACGAGGGCAAGCCGATCGTCCTCACCGACCCGGACTCCCCGGCCGGCTCCGCCCTGCGTGCCATCGCGGGCAAGCTGGGCGGCCGGCAGCGCGGCCTGTCGGGCCTGTCACTGGGTCTCACCCCGAAGAACAAGTTCTGA
- a CDS encoding DUF1003 domain-containing protein, whose amino-acid sequence MAPERDGIRESGRERTPTGATAAGRPRARLDQPRPPRRRIVPEWDPEAFGRLSEKIARFLGTGRFIVWMTVVIILWVVWNIAAPTAVRFDQYPFIFLTLMLSLQASYAAPLILLAQNRQDDRDRVNLEQDRKQNERSIADTEYLTREIAALRMGLGEVATRDWMRAELQDLLREIEEHRTSVVQRDGSRRRL is encoded by the coding sequence ATGGCTCCTGAGCGCGACGGCATCCGCGAGAGCGGCCGCGAGCGCACCCCGACGGGCGCCACGGCGGCCGGCCGGCCGCGCGCCCGGCTGGACCAGCCGCGCCCGCCCCGCCGCCGGATCGTGCCCGAGTGGGACCCGGAGGCCTTCGGCCGCCTGTCGGAGAAGATCGCCCGGTTCCTCGGCACCGGCCGCTTCATCGTGTGGATGACGGTCGTCATCATCCTGTGGGTGGTGTGGAACATCGCCGCGCCGACGGCGGTCCGCTTCGACCAGTACCCGTTCATCTTCCTGACCCTGATGCTGTCCCTGCAGGCCTCCTACGCGGCCCCGCTGATCCTGCTCGCGCAGAACAGGCAGGACGACCGCGACCGCGTCAACCTGGAGCAGGACCGCAAGCAGAACGAGCGGTCCATCGCCGACACCGAGTACCTGACCCGCGAGATCGCCGCGCTGCGCATGGGCCTGGGCGAGGTGGCCACCCGCGACTGGATGCGAGCCGAGCTCCAAGATCTCCTGCGGGAGATCGAGGAGCACCGGACTTCGGTGGTACAGAGAGACGGTTCTCGACGGCGGCTCTGA
- a CDS encoding magnesium transporter MgtE N-terminal domain-containing protein, with product MAAGAPRIFVSHLAGVPVFDPTGDQVGRVRDVVVMLRVGRKPPRVLGLVVELSNRRRIFLPMTRVTGIDSGQVISTGVLNVRRFEQRPTERLVFGELLDRRVQLVDTGEEVTVLDLSVQQLPARRDWEVDRVFVRKGKKAGAFRRAKGETLTVEWSAVTGFSLEEHGQGAESLLATFEQLRPADLANVLHHLSAKRRAEVAAALDDDRLADVLEELPEDDQIEILGKLKEERAADVLEAMDPDDAADLLSELPEEDKERLLSLMQPDDAAEMRRLMSYEEHTAGGLMTTEPIVLRPDATVADALARVRNQDLTPALAAQVYVCRPPDETPTGKYLGTVHFQRLLRDPPYTLVSALLDDDLQALDPDDALPVIAGFFATYDMVAAPVVDESGSLLGAVTVDDVLDHMLPDDWRETEFHLDEDDGTGLVADRKADGHGS from the coding sequence ATGGCAGCCGGCGCCCCCCGGATCTTCGTCTCGCACCTCGCCGGGGTCCCCGTCTTCGATCCGACCGGCGACCAGGTGGGCCGCGTACGCGACGTGGTCGTCATGCTGCGCGTCGGGCGCAAGCCCCCGCGCGTCCTCGGGCTGGTCGTCGAGCTGTCGAACCGGCGCCGCATCTTCCTGCCCATGACCCGGGTCACCGGCATCGACTCCGGCCAGGTCATCTCCACCGGCGTGCTCAACGTGCGCCGCTTCGAGCAGCGGCCCACCGAGCGGCTGGTCTTCGGGGAGCTGCTGGACCGGCGCGTGCAGCTGGTGGACACCGGCGAGGAGGTCACCGTCCTGGACCTGTCCGTCCAGCAGCTGCCCGCCCGCCGGGACTGGGAGGTCGACCGCGTGTTCGTGCGCAAGGGGAAGAAGGCCGGGGCCTTCCGGCGAGCCAAGGGCGAGACGCTGACCGTGGAGTGGTCGGCCGTCACCGGGTTCTCCCTGGAGGAGCACGGGCAGGGCGCCGAAAGCCTGCTGGCCACCTTCGAGCAGCTGCGCCCCGCCGACCTGGCCAACGTCCTGCACCATCTGTCCGCCAAGCGCCGCGCCGAGGTCGCCGCCGCCCTGGACGACGACCGCCTCGCCGACGTCCTGGAGGAACTGCCCGAGGACGACCAGATCGAGATCCTCGGCAAGCTGAAGGAGGAGCGCGCGGCGGACGTCCTGGAGGCCATGGACCCGGACGACGCGGCCGACCTGCTCTCCGAACTGCCGGAGGAGGACAAGGAGCGGCTGCTGAGCCTGATGCAGCCCGACGACGCGGCGGAGATGCGGCGCCTGATGTCGTACGAGGAGCACACCGCGGGCGGTCTGATGACCACCGAGCCGATCGTGCTGCGCCCGGACGCCACCGTCGCCGACGCGCTCGCCCGGGTCCGCAACCAGGACCTCACCCCGGCGCTCGCCGCCCAGGTCTACGTCTGCCGGCCGCCGGACGAGACCCCGACCGGCAAGTACCTGGGCACCGTCCACTTCCAGCGGCTGCTGCGCGACCCCCCGTACACCCTGGTCAGCGCCCTCCTCGACGACGACCTCCAGGCCCTCGACCCCGACGACGCCCTGCCCGTCATCGCCGGGTTCTTCGCCACGTACGACATGGTCGCCGCCCCCGTGGTGGACGAGTCCGGCTCGCTGCTGGGCGCGGTCACCGTGGACGACGTACTGGACCACATGCTGCCCGACGACTGGCGGGAGACGGAGTTCCACCTGGACGAGGACGACGGAACCGGCCTCGTGGCGGACCGGAAGGCTGACGGCCATGGCTCCTGA
- a CDS encoding magnesium and cobalt transport protein CorA, whose translation MSMIRDLRAVVRPSSRPSLRKETSTPQPYDTTRDPATPSAVVDCAVYRDGTRLETGKPLTPQEAMRLVRRDGGFVWMGLHEPTEEEFADIAGEFGLHPLAVEDAVQAHQRPKLERYDDSLFTVFKTIHYVEHDRLTATSEVVETGEVMCFTGRDFFITVRHGGQGSLRALRHRLEADPELLDKGPSAVLHAIADHVVDGYIAVADAVQDDIDEVEIEVFSPGRKGGVSRGVDSARIYQLKREVLEFKRAVAPLLRPMQLLSERPMRLIDPDIQKYFRDVADHLARVQEQVVGFDELLNSILQANLAQASVAQNEDMRKITAWAAIIAVPTMVCGVYGMNFKYMPELHWKYGYPVIMGVTAVLCLGIHRTLKRNGWL comes from the coding sequence ATGTCGATGATCCGCGACCTGCGCGCCGTGGTCCGCCCGTCGTCCCGCCCGTCCCTGCGCAAGGAGACGAGCACTCCGCAGCCGTACGACACCACGCGCGACCCCGCGACGCCCTCCGCCGTCGTCGACTGCGCCGTCTACCGCGACGGCACGCGCCTGGAGACCGGCAAGCCGCTGACCCCGCAGGAGGCGATGCGTCTGGTGCGCCGCGACGGCGGGTTCGTGTGGATGGGGCTGCACGAGCCGACGGAGGAGGAATTCGCCGACATCGCGGGCGAGTTCGGACTGCACCCGCTGGCCGTCGAGGACGCGGTGCAGGCCCACCAGCGGCCGAAGCTGGAGCGGTACGACGACTCGCTCTTCACCGTCTTCAAGACCATCCACTACGTCGAGCACGACCGGCTCACCGCCACCAGCGAGGTCGTCGAGACGGGTGAGGTCATGTGCTTCACCGGCCGGGACTTCTTCATCACCGTCAGGCACGGCGGCCAGGGTTCGCTGCGGGCGCTGCGCCACCGGCTGGAGGCCGACCCCGAGCTGCTCGACAAAGGCCCCTCGGCGGTGCTGCACGCCATCGCCGACCATGTCGTGGACGGCTACATCGCGGTGGCCGACGCCGTGCAGGACGACATCGACGAGGTGGAGATCGAGGTCTTCTCCCCCGGCCGCAAGGGCGGCGTCTCGCGCGGTGTGGACTCGGCGCGGATCTACCAGCTCAAGCGAGAGGTACTGGAGTTCAAGCGCGCGGTGGCCCCGCTGCTGCGGCCGATGCAGCTGCTCAGCGAGCGGCCGATGCGGCTGATCGACCCGGACATCCAGAAGTACTTCCGCGACGTCGCCGACCACCTCGCCCGAGTGCAGGAGCAGGTCGTGGGCTTCGACGAACTCCTCAACTCCATCCTCCAGGCCAACCTCGCCCAGGCGTCCGTCGCCCAGAACGAGGACATGCGGAAGATCACCGCGTGGGCCGCGATCATCGCCGTACCGACGATGGTGTGCGGCGTGTACGGCATGAACTTCAAGTACATGCCGGAGCTGCACTGGAAGTACGGCTACCCGGTGATCATGGGCGTCACGGCCGTGCTGTGTCTCGGCATCCACCGCACGCTGAAGCGCAACGGCTGGCTGTGA
- a CDS encoding suppressor of fused domain protein, whose protein sequence is MVDVLPLVEARLNTALGEPDARAAVTFLGTDRIEVLRFQGSDPEGAVVRYATLGMSAQPMADPTAMLADPVEGPRAELVLSVRAGRADTDKVLRPLAVLAASPQVEGVVVAPGASLDVGEPLWPGAPFTSVLVGEPGGLVEDLELDDPMDPVRFLPLLPMTPNEAAWKRVHGAQALQERWLANGTDLRDPARGSVPLDTAPE, encoded by the coding sequence ATGGTTGATGTTCTCCCTCTGGTCGAGGCACGGTTGAACACCGCGCTGGGCGAGCCGGACGCGCGCGCCGCGGTCACCTTCCTCGGCACGGACCGCATCGAGGTGCTCCGCTTCCAGGGCAGCGACCCGGAGGGAGCCGTGGTCCGTTACGCCACGCTCGGGATGTCCGCGCAGCCCATGGCGGACCCCACGGCGATGCTCGCCGACCCCGTCGAAGGCCCCCGCGCCGAGCTGGTCCTCTCCGTCCGCGCCGGCCGTGCCGACACCGACAAGGTGCTCCGCCCGCTCGCGGTGCTCGCCGCGTCCCCGCAGGTGGAGGGTGTGGTGGTGGCGCCCGGCGCTTCCCTGGACGTGGGTGAGCCGCTGTGGCCCGGCGCCCCCTTCACCTCGGTCCTGGTGGGCGAGCCCGGCGGACTCGTCGAGGACCTGGAACTCGACGACCCGATGGACCCCGTGCGGTTCCTGCCGCTGCTGCCGATGACCCCGAACGAGGCCGCCTGGAAGCGGGTGCACGGTGCGCAGGCCCTCCAGGAGCGCTGGCTCGCGAACGGCACGGACCTGAGGGACCCCGCCCGTGGGTCCGTCCCGCTGGACACCGCCCCCGAGTGA
- a CDS encoding DUF6758 family protein, whose amino-acid sequence MRGEPSCPKCGGRVRAPGLFADSWQCDAHGAVYPLQPVIPPSVEALTVVVQRTQVPVWMPWPLPVGWLFTGVTYAGDDRGGGRATAVACSGPGPLGGPGELILVAEELGVGLGARYAGIDGPDPGPYLNVEKPPQAKVLAAGRPTPLWHVSGTSGDRAVFAGEALGMWLWAVTWPEQSGLLMYDELVLTDLRDAGAEIDLVPCGALSPRLLQP is encoded by the coding sequence ATGAGGGGCGAACCCAGTTGCCCGAAGTGTGGTGGCCGGGTCCGGGCTCCCGGCCTTTTCGCCGATTCGTGGCAGTGTGATGCGCACGGGGCGGTGTATCCGCTGCAGCCCGTGATCCCGCCCAGCGTCGAGGCCCTGACCGTCGTCGTGCAGCGCACCCAGGTCCCGGTGTGGATGCCGTGGCCGCTGCCGGTCGGATGGCTGTTCACGGGCGTGACCTACGCCGGGGACGACCGGGGCGGAGGCCGTGCGACCGCCGTCGCCTGCTCCGGCCCCGGCCCGCTCGGCGGTCCTGGCGAGCTGATCCTGGTCGCCGAGGAGCTGGGCGTCGGCCTCGGTGCGCGGTACGCGGGCATCGACGGCCCGGACCCGGGGCCGTACCTGAACGTCGAGAAACCACCCCAGGCCAAGGTTCTGGCCGCCGGCCGGCCGACCCCGCTGTGGCACGTCTCCGGAACCTCGGGCGACCGCGCGGTCTTCGCCGGTGAGGCGCTCGGGATGTGGCTGTGGGCGGTGACGTGGCCCGAACAGTCGGGGCTGCTGATGTACGACGAGCTGGTGCTGACGGATCTGCGGGACGCGGGGGCGGAGATCGATCTGGTGCCGTGCGGGGCGTTGTCGCCGCGCTTGCTTCAGCCGTAG
- a CDS encoding PHP domain-containing protein, giving the protein MRIDLHCHSTASDGTDTPAELVRNAAAAGLDVVALTDHDTTRGHAEAIAALPEGLTLVPGAELSCRVDGVSMHLLAYLFDPEEPALLAERELVRDDRVPRARAMVGKLNALGVPVTWEQVERIAAGGSVGRPHVASALVELGVVPTVSDAFTKEWLADGGRAFVEKHETDPFEAIRLVKNAGGVAVFAHPAATKRGRTVPESTIAELAAAGLDGIEVDHLDHDADARARLRALAKELGLLVTGSSDYHGSRKTVSLGECTTDPDVYGEIIRRATGAFPVPGTGGI; this is encoded by the coding sequence GTGCGCATCGACCTGCACTGCCACTCCACGGCCTCCGACGGTACGGACACCCCCGCCGAGCTGGTGCGCAACGCCGCCGCTGCCGGACTGGACGTCGTCGCGCTGACCGATCACGACACCACCCGGGGTCATGCCGAGGCGATCGCCGCGCTGCCCGAGGGGCTCACGCTGGTGCCCGGGGCCGAACTGTCCTGTCGGGTCGACGGCGTGTCCATGCACCTGCTGGCCTACCTCTTCGACCCCGAGGAACCCGCGCTGCTCGCGGAGCGTGAGCTGGTCCGGGACGACCGGGTGCCGCGCGCGCGAGCCATGGTCGGCAAGCTGAACGCGCTGGGCGTGCCCGTCACCTGGGAACAGGTCGAGCGGATCGCCGCCGGCGGGTCCGTGGGGCGGCCGCACGTCGCCTCCGCGCTGGTCGAGCTGGGTGTCGTACCGACGGTGAGTGACGCCTTTACGAAGGAGTGGCTGGCCGACGGCGGCCGGGCCTTCGTGGAGAAGCACGAGACCGACCCCTTCGAGGCGATCCGGCTGGTCAAGAACGCGGGCGGGGTGGCCGTCTTCGCGCACCCGGCCGCCACCAAGCGCGGGCGCACCGTCCCGGAGTCCACGATCGCCGAGCTGGCCGCGGCCGGCCTGGACGGCATCGAGGTCGACCACCTGGACCACGACGCCGACGCCCGGGCCCGACTGCGCGCTCTCGCGAAGGAGCTGGGGCTGCTGGTCACGGGGTCCTCGGACTACCACGGCAGCCGCAAGACCGTCTCGCTCGGCGAATGCACGACCGACCCCGACGTCTACGGGGAGATCATCCGACGGGCCACCGGCGCGTTCCCGGTCCCCGGCACCGGCGGAATCTGA
- a CDS encoding MarC family protein has protein sequence MFDVAVFGSLFLTLFVIMDPPGITPIFLALTAGRPAKVQKRMAFQAVCVAGGVIAVFGLLGHQILDYLHVSIPALMISGGLLLLLIALDLLTGKTDEPKQTKDVNVALVPLGMPLLAGPGAIVSVILAVQKADSVATQVSVWSAIVAVHIVLWVTMRYSLLIIRVIKDGGVVLVTRLAGMMLSAIAVQQIISGVVQVVKAS, from the coding sequence ATGTTCGACGTCGCCGTCTTCGGCTCCCTGTTCCTGACCCTTTTCGTCATCATGGATCCCCCTGGGATCACCCCGATCTTCCTCGCCCTGACCGCCGGACGGCCGGCGAAGGTGCAGAAGCGGATGGCCTTCCAGGCCGTCTGCGTCGCGGGCGGCGTGATCGCCGTCTTCGGCCTCCTCGGCCACCAGATCCTCGACTACCTGCACGTGTCCATCCCCGCGCTGATGATCTCGGGTGGACTGCTGCTCCTGCTGATCGCGCTCGACCTGCTCACCGGCAAGACGGACGAGCCGAAGCAGACCAAGGACGTGAACGTCGCCCTCGTGCCCCTGGGCATGCCGCTGCTGGCGGGCCCCGGTGCCATCGTGTCCGTCATCCTGGCCGTGCAGAAGGCCGACAGTGTCGCCACGCAGGTGTCGGTGTGGTCCGCGATCGTCGCGGTCCACATCGTGCTGTGGGTGACCATGCGCTACTCGCTGCTGATCATCCGGGTCATCAAGGACGGCGGCGTGGTCCTCGTGACGCGGCTCGCGGGCATGATGCTGTCCGCCATCGCGGTGCAGCAGATCATCAGCGGTGTCGTGCAGGTGGTCAAGGCTTCCTGA